The window TTACCCGACTCCCGGACACGCTGAACGTGTCCGTCCCGTAGTCGGAGTAGCGGTACTCGACGCGCGCCGTGACGTTATCGGTCACAGCCGCCTCGACGCCCCCGCCGATGGTCCAGCCGATCGCCACCGTGTCGTCCGACCCGCCTGCGGCGCCCTGCGCCTTCACCTCGTGATCGGCGAACGCGAGGCCGCCTGCTCCGTAAACGAGAAAGCGATCAAACGCATACCCGATTCGACCGCGCACCGCGCCGGTGTATCCGATGTCGTTCCGGATCCGCGCGTTAGGGGCGCCGGTGAAGCCGGACGTGGTCCGGCCGGCGTCCGAGTCGGTCCAGTTGATGTCGGCCTCGAGGCCAATCACGATCGGGGAGTTGTCGAACTGGTAGTTGTAGCCGCCATAGCCGCCCAGGCTGACGCCGTCGGGCTTGGAGCCGGGGGACACGCCGTTCACGCGATTGTCAGCGTCAAACCAGCCGTATCCGGCCTGCAGGCCCAGGTAGGGGCCGGTCCAGCTGAACGAGGGAACAGGGGCGGCCGCCGTCGCGGGCTCGTAGCCCGGCATGTCGGCCGCCATGGCGAACCCGCCGGACACCAACAGGACTGCGATGCTTCCGAGACTGGAAGAGAATTTCATTTCCAACCCGACTCCTGCGGCGCAGCTCCGTTTCGCGGACTGCAGCCAGGACCCCCAAACGCCGATCGCGACGAGAACGCAGGGCCTGCCCAAAAAGTTCCGGACGCATTCCGTCCGTATCGACGTTTTTTGTGACGCTCCTTTGAGGCCCTTTCGAAACCCGAATGTGGCCAGTGGTGGACGGAAATAAGACGGGGGTCGCCGTGACGTTCCTGCCACACTGGCTCGGGTCGCTTCAGTCTCTTGCGGTTTTGAGCGCTCATTGACGGTTGGAACAGGGTTTCGCCCGGCGGGCGAGGCGATCGGCGGTGAACTCTCCGCCGTAAAACGATGGGCGAAGCGCGCGAACCGAAACCGGCTTCGCGGATTTAAGGGCGGCGCGGCATGGCGGACGGCGGCGGAGCGGCGTTGATCACGGGGGCGGGCAGGCGGATCGGCGCCGCGATCGCCGAAGCCTTGGCGGGCGAAGGGCGCCCCGTCGCCATCCATTGCCACGGGTCGATCGAGGAGGCCGAGGCGGCGGCGCGGCGGATCGCGGAGCAGGGCGGCCGCGCGGCCGTCGTCGCCGGCGACCTCGCCGATCCGGCGACCCCTGAACGTCTCATTTCGCAGGCCGCGGCAGCCCTCGGCTCGCCACTCGAAGCGCTGGTCAACAACGCCTCGATTTTCGAGGAGGACGGCGTCGGCTCGCTCGGGGTCGCGGCGTGGGACCGGCAGATGGCGATCAACCTTCGCGCTCCGGTGTTTCTCGCCCAGGCCTTCGCGGCGCAGCTGCCCGCGAACGCCGGCGGCTGCGTGGTCAATGTGATCGACCAGCGCGTGCTCAAGGCGACCGGCCGCTTCATCTCCTACACGCTGTCGAAAAGCGCGCTGCTGACCGCCACCGAGACGCTCGCGCTCGCGCTCGCGCCGCGCGTCCGGGTCGTCGGCGTGGCGCCGGGACCCACGTTCGCGAACGCGCGGCAGTCTCCGGAGGCCTTCGCCCGACAGGCGGAGGCGACCCCGCTGGGGCGAGGTCCTACGCCCGCCGAGATCGCTCAGGCCGTGCTGTTTCTGCTCAAGGCGGAGAGCGTCACGGGCGTCATGTTGCCGGTCGACGGCGGCCAGCATCTCGCGCCGGATCGCGACGACGACTGAGCGGTCTCGCGGAATCGGCTCCTGTCGCCTAAATTGGCGGCTCCATGACCGATGACGACCGCCCCCAGATCGAGCCTGACGCGCTCGACGACGACGAGCTTTTCCCTGTCGAGGAGCGCGCGACCGCCGAAGCGGCGCTCGGGGCCGCGCCCGAGAACCTGCGCCGCGGCGTCGAGGTCATCCGCTCGCACCTGAAGCACCTGCCGAACGGGCCGGGCGTCTACCGCATGTTCGCGGCCGAAGGCGACGTGCTCTACGTCGGCAAGGCGCGCAGCCTGAAGAAGCGGGTCGCGAACTACGCCCGCGGCATCGGCCACAACACCCGCATCGCCCGCATGATCGCCGAAACCGCGGCGATGGAGTTCGTCTCGACCGAGACCGAGACCGAGGCGCTGCTGCTCGAGGCGAACCTGATCAAGCGGCTGCGCCCGCGCTTCAACGTGCTGATGCGGGACGACAAGTCGTTCCCCTACATCCTGATCTCCTCCGAGCACCCGGCGCCCCAGATCGCCAAGCACCGCGGCGCCCGCACCCGCAAGGGCGACTACTACGGGCCCTTCGCTTCGGCCGGCGCGGTCGGACGCACCATCGACGCGCTGGAGCGCGCCTTCCTGCTGCGCTCCTGCGCGGACAGCTATTACGAGCGGCGCACGCGGCCCTGTCTGCTGCACCAGATCAAGCGCTGTTCCGGCCCCTGCACCGGCGAGATCGCGCTCGAGGACTACGCCGTGC is drawn from Methylopila sp. 73B and contains these coding sequences:
- a CDS encoding outer membrane protein, translated to MAADMPGYEPATAAAPVPSFSWTGPYLGLQAGYGWFDADNRVNGVSPGSKPDGVSLGGYGGYNYQFDNSPIVIGLEADINWTDSDAGRTTSGFTGAPNARIRNDIGYTGAVRGRIGYAFDRFLVYGAGGLAFADHEVKAQGAAGGSDDTVAIGWTIGGGVEAAVTDNVTARVEYRYSDYGTDTFSVSGSRVKSDLSENRVMLGVGYKFSTGW
- a CDS encoding SDR family oxidoreductase, translating into MADGGGAALITGAGRRIGAAIAEALAGEGRPVAIHCHGSIEEAEAAARRIAEQGGRAAVVAGDLADPATPERLISQAAAALGSPLEALVNNASIFEEDGVGSLGVAAWDRQMAINLRAPVFLAQAFAAQLPANAGGCVVNVIDQRVLKATGRFISYTLSKSALLTATETLALALAPRVRVVGVAPGPTFANARQSPEAFARQAEATPLGRGPTPAEIAQAVLFLLKAESVTGVMLPVDGGQHLAPDRDDD